A genomic stretch from Candidatus Anaeroferrophillus wilburensis includes:
- a CDS encoding sigma 54-interacting transcriptional regulator, whose protein sequence is MDASPNHSHATTLQLTENFYQSLLDNMKIGVIVCNAAGHIIYLNETYASFLGIDPAAQIGKHATEVVENSRLHIVAQTGQAEINYPHEFKDKSFVVHRVPIREGNEIIAVLGLVLFSGADIVKRLAVQLSHLQTKLQMYESELQTVHGTHYTFDSIVGSSDALGRIKEEALKATLNDFPVLITGESGTGKEIIAQAIHADSARRSYPFVRVNCAAIPKELFEAELFGYERGAFTGADRRGKAGKFEVANLGTIFLDEIGDLPLETQPKLLRVLEMKEFERIGGNRLIHSDFRVIAATNQKLMEKVADGSFRADLFYRLNVIALDIPALRNRQEDIIPLAHHFMRCSETCVMSDATTLDQAAENLLLGHHWPGNARELRNVIEQALVAAKSGPITVDDLPFYLQPSVKKKFGIRRTSTLKEYLRAAEIHAIQEALAAAGNNKSMAARQLGIHRTLLYNKMNKLGIKIKS, encoded by the coding sequence ATGGATGCCAGTCCAAATCATTCACATGCCACCACGCTTCAGCTGACAGAAAATTTTTATCAGTCCTTGCTGGACAACATGAAGATTGGAGTTATTGTCTGTAATGCGGCTGGCCATATTATTTATCTCAATGAGACCTACGCTTCGTTTTTAGGTATTGACCCAGCCGCACAGATTGGCAAACATGCCACTGAAGTAGTAGAAAATTCACGGCTTCATATTGTCGCCCAGACAGGACAGGCGGAAATCAATTATCCCCATGAATTCAAAGATAAGAGCTTTGTAGTTCACCGTGTGCCCATCCGTGAAGGAAATGAAATAATTGCCGTTCTTGGACTGGTACTCTTCAGCGGGGCTGATATCGTCAAACGGCTGGCGGTTCAGTTATCCCATTTACAAACCAAACTGCAGATGTATGAAAGCGAACTGCAAACCGTGCATGGCACCCACTATACGTTTGACAGTATTGTCGGAAGCAGTGATGCTTTAGGACGGATCAAAGAGGAGGCGTTAAAAGCTACGTTGAACGACTTTCCCGTTCTTATTACTGGAGAATCTGGAACCGGAAAAGAAATTATCGCTCAGGCTATTCACGCGGACAGCGCTCGCCGCTCCTATCCTTTTGTCAGAGTGAATTGCGCTGCCATTCCAAAGGAGCTTTTTGAGGCTGAATTATTCGGGTATGAGCGAGGCGCATTTACCGGTGCTGACCGACGGGGTAAAGCAGGCAAGTTTGAAGTCGCCAACTTAGGGACGATTTTCCTTGATGAGATTGGTGATTTACCTTTGGAAACTCAACCCAAGCTGCTCCGGGTACTGGAAATGAAAGAATTTGAACGAATAGGAGGAAATCGTCTGATTCATTCTGATTTCAGGGTAATTGCCGCTACCAACCAGAAACTCATGGAAAAGGTAGCGGACGGGAGTTTTCGAGCTGATCTATTCTACCGCCTTAATGTCATTGCCCTGGATATTCCAGCACTGAGAAATCGACAGGAGGACATTATCCCTTTAGCACACCATTTTATGCGTTGTTCTGAAACTTGCGTGATGAGCGATGCTACTACCCTTGATCAAGCGGCTGAAAACCTGTTGCTCGGTCATCATTGGCCTGGCAATGCACGGGAACTCCGCAATGTCATCGAGCAGGCATTGGTTGCAGCAAAAAGTGGTCCTATCACCGTTGACGATTTACCCTTCTATCTACAGCCCTCAGTAAAGAAAAAGTTTGGCATCCGGAGAACATCAACACTGAAAGAATACCTGCGGGCAGCCGAGATTCACGCTATCCAGGAGGCCTTAGCAGCCGCCGGCAACAACAAAAGCATGGCAGCCCGACAGCTGGGCATTCACCGAACCCTGCTTTACAATAAAATGAACAAATTAGGGATCAAAATAAAGAGCTAA